CTGCTGATGGCTTGCAAGGCACAAGTGTAGATATTGAGATGAAATAAATTTTATAATTGCTACTGATCTTTTCTTTAGGAGACCAGTAGCAATTATATCACTAAATCATTTTAAAAAAGATTCTTCATTTATTCAGGAAGCAGAAAAAGACCTTTTCTACAGATTTAAAGAATATTATATTACCATCTGAGGTGCATTTATTTCAGTTATTTCTTTTAATTCTTTTTCGTTTCTAACATGGATATTTTTCCCAGATAGTTCAATGATATGTGCTTCAACAAGTTCATTCAGGCAACGAAAAACAGTTTCATAAGAAGCTCCTACAAAAGAAGATAAATCTTGTTTGCTCAGGGAAAATTTGATTGCACCTGATTCAGATACACCAAACTTTTCACGCAGCGATAATAGTGCTTGTGCTAAACGTCCTTTAACAGACATATGTGCCAGGTTCTGCATTTTCTTCTCAGATATTTTTAATTCTTCTGCAAAGAATAGCATTAGGCGATAAAGAAAACCCTGATTAACCTTCAATGTTTTTTGAAAAAAATCCAAGTCAATAAAACAAAGGTCTGTCGGACTCAAAGCCGTCGCAGATATAGAATAAATCATATCAATACCCAAACCTCTATGGCCGAGAATATCTCCGTCATGAGCAAAACGGACAATTAATTCCTTATCTCCAACCCACTTCTTATGCACTTTAACCAATCCATTATTTACAAAATACATACCTTTTAATCCAGTGCCCTCTTTAAAAATTAATTCCCCTTTTTTAAAGTGATAGTTTTTTTTACACGCTTCAATCGCAGGAATCCATTCCGACATACATTCCCTGCATAAAAAGCAGGTTTTAAAATCACAGCTTTTTTTATTTTGCTTCATTTAACTAGCTAATATTATTCTTATTTTCAATATCAACCAGACCGGATATTATCTTGCCTGGCTGTTCAATATTTGTTCAAAAACAGCGACTTGTGATGTCTTGGTATTTTTTAGAAGCTGATTGCGTAAGGTTGCTACTTGACCCACAAGAATAATAGCGGGATTTG
The Arachidicoccus soli DNA segment above includes these coding regions:
- a CDS encoding Crp/Fnr family transcriptional regulator, producing MKQNKKSCDFKTCFLCRECMSEWIPAIEACKKNYHFKKGELIFKEGTGLKGMYFVNNGLVKVHKKWVGDKELIVRFAHDGDILGHRGLGIDMIYSISATALSPTDLCFIDLDFFQKTLKVNQGFLYRLMLFFAEELKISEKKMQNLAHMSVKGRLAQALLSLREKFGVSESGAIKFSLSKQDLSSFVGASYETVFRCLNELVEAHIIELSGKNIHVRNEKELKEITEINAPQMVI